From a region of the Candidatus Omnitrophota bacterium genome:
- a CDS encoding phosphoglycerate dehydrogenase yields MYKVMKLDKISTEGLALFPLDQYEIGTEVTNPEAIILRSFKMHDMELPKSLLAVGRAGAGTNNISIDKCSERGVVVFNTPGANANAVKELTIAGLLLASRDISKGIAFSESLKGKGTEVPTSVEKNKKDFAGFEIMGKTLGIVGLGKIGVMVANAALDLGMEVVGYDPFISVESAWGLSRQVKRANGLDALMAEADYISLHTPLTDATKGMVDSEKFSRMKKGVRILNLSRGGIVNNDDLAKAIKDGIVERYVTDFPDDELLNMDKVIAIPHLGASTQEAETNCAVMVVKQLRNFIERGVIKNSVNFPDCKLEQNSSHRLIVMNKDIPNMVGQVSTILAKANINIVEMLNKSKAGYACTIIDASDEPKEETIKALSKIEGVVKVRAINLGK; encoded by the coding sequence ATGTATAAGGTAATGAAACTAGATAAAATTTCAACAGAGGGCTTAGCCCTTTTTCCGCTTGATCAATATGAGATTGGTACTGAAGTTACTAATCCCGAAGCAATAATCCTCCGAAGCTTTAAGATGCATGATATGGAGTTACCGAAATCTCTTCTTGCGGTGGGTCGGGCTGGAGCCGGAACCAACAATATTTCGATTGATAAGTGCTCAGAAAGAGGGGTGGTTGTTTTTAATACTCCGGGAGCCAATGCTAACGCCGTAAAAGAGTTGACTATAGCCGGATTGCTGCTAGCTTCAAGGGATATCTCTAAGGGTATTGCCTTTTCTGAATCACTTAAGGGAAAGGGAACTGAAGTTCCGACCTCGGTAGAAAAGAATAAGAAAGATTTTGCCGGTTTTGAGATTATGGGCAAAACTCTCGGTATTGTTGGCTTAGGTAAAATCGGGGTTATGGTGGCCAATGCTGCTTTAGATTTGGGTATGGAGGTTGTTGGCTATGATCCGTTTATCTCGGTTGAGTCGGCTTGGGGTCTTTCAAGACAGGTAAAACGAGCTAATGGTTTAGATGCACTTATGGCTGAAGCAGATTATATTTCGCTGCACACGCCTTTGACTGATGCAACTAAAGGAATGGTTGATAGTGAGAAGTTTTCTCGGATGAAAAAAGGTGTCAGGATTTTAAATCTTTCCCGTGGTGGAATAGTAAACAATGATGATTTAGCTAAAGCAATCAAAGACGGTATAGTTGAGAGATATGTAACTGATTTTCCTGATGATGAACTACTTAACATGGATAAGGTAATAGCCATACCTCATCTTGGTGCTTCAACCCAAGAGGCCGAAACTAATTGCGCAGTAATGGTTGTTAAGCAGTTGCGTAATTTCATTGAGCGGGGGGTTATTAAGAATTCAGTTAATTTTCCTGACTGTAAATTAGAGCAAAATTCTAGTCACCGGTTGATAGTTATGAATAAAGATATTCCGAATATGGTTGGTCAGGTTTCAACGATTTTAGCTAAAGCCAATATTAATATCGTTGAGATGTTAAATAAGAGTAAAGCCGGCTATGCTTGTACGATTATCGATGCTTCAGATGAACCTAAGGAGGAGACTATAAAAGCTCTTTCTAAGATTGAAGGTGTTGTAAAGGTCAGAGCGATTAACTTAGGGAAATAA
- a CDS encoding DUF2490 domain-containing protein, with protein MRKLIVLTIAIALFPFCSFSFDDGDFQYWNTSNVSKKINDDWKLSFEEEFRWGDNANNPYYNHSDLGVTYSGLVSWLDLGVNYRHIHEDKSSDWKVENRPHLNADLKWKLFDLAFSNRGRLEYRNREDADNYWRYRNKFSIKAPFKLTKLEIQPYIADEIFYDFDVETLNRNRFYGGFGLKIIKNLKGEVYYLWETTEKSDKWNDLHIFGTKLKVSF; from the coding sequence ATGAGAAAGTTAATTGTTTTAACTATTGCGATTGCATTATTTCCTTTTTGTTCCTTTTCTTTTGATGATGGCGACTTTCAATATTGGAATACTTCGAACGTATCTAAAAAGATTAATGATGATTGGAAACTATCGTTTGAAGAAGAGTTCCGCTGGGGCGATAATGCTAATAATCCTTACTATAATCATTCAGATCTAGGAGTAACTTATTCTGGCTTGGTTAGTTGGTTAGATCTCGGTGTAAACTATCGGCATATTCATGAAGATAAAAGTAGCGATTGGAAGGTAGAGAACCGACCTCACCTAAATGCTGATCTAAAATGGAAATTATTTGATTTGGCCTTTAGCAATCGTGGCCGCTTAGAATATCGAAATCGTGAGGATGCTGATAATTATTGGCGTTATCGTAATAAGTTTAGCATAAAAGCTCCGTTTAAGCTTACCAAACTAGAGATTCAGCCTTATATAGCTGATGAGATTTTTTATGATTTTGATGTTGAAACTTTAAACCGCAACCGGTTCTATGGCGGATTTGGTCTTAAAATCATCAAAAACCTAAAAGGTGAAGTCTACTATCTTTGGGAAACTACCGAAAAGAGCGATAAGTGGAATGATTTGCATATTTTTGGGACAAAGCTGAAAGTTTCTTTCTAA
- the serC gene encoding 3-phosphoserine/phosphohydroxythreonine transaminase gives MERVYNFSAGPAVLPEEVLKKAAAEMFNYQGSGMSVMELSHRGKEFKGIIETAEATLREIMAIPDNYKVLFLQGGASLQFSMIPLNLMVKNKKADYVHTGQWTKKAIAEAKKQGAVKVVASSEDKNFTYIPELNSDDFSKDADYFYIATNNTIYGTVYEKIPNTGAVPLIADMSSNILSEPIDVSKFGVIFAGAQKNIGPAGVTLVIIREDLVGQAPDSIPAMLNYKTHLDAGSMFNTPPCYSIYIAGLVFAWIKGKGGLAAIEKLNREKAEILYSYLDQSKLFSSPVKKENRSLMNVPFVTGNKELDAKFIEEASAKGFKTLKGHRTVGGMRASIYNAMPVEGVKKLVELMEEFEKTNR, from the coding sequence ATGGAGAGGGTATACAATTTTAGTGCTGGACCAGCAGTTTTGCCAGAGGAAGTTTTGAAGAAAGCTGCCGCAGAGATGTTTAATTATCAAGGAAGTGGTATGAGTGTAATGGAACTTTCTCATCGCGGCAAGGAGTTTAAAGGTATTATCGAGACGGCCGAAGCTACCCTACGAGAAATCATGGCTATTCCGGATAACTATAAGGTTTTGTTTTTGCAAGGCGGGGCAAGTTTACAGTTCTCGATGATTCCCTTGAACTTAATGGTCAAAAATAAAAAAGCCGACTATGTGCATACCGGCCAATGGACCAAGAAAGCAATAGCCGAAGCTAAGAAACAGGGGGCGGTTAAGGTTGTTGCCAGTTCCGAAGATAAGAATTTTACTTATATCCCGGAACTTAATTCTGATGATTTTTCTAAAGACGCTGACTATTTCTATATCGCAACTAACAATACGATTTACGGAACAGTTTATGAAAAGATCCCTAATACAGGGGCAGTTCCTTTAATCGCCGATATGTCTTCTAATATTTTGTCTGAGCCAATTGATGTTTCAAAATTTGGAGTTATCTTTGCCGGAGCTCAGAAAAATATCGGACCAGCCGGTGTTACCTTGGTTATCATCCGTGAAGATTTAGTAGGCCAGGCTCCAGACAGTATTCCGGCGATGCTTAATTACAAAACTCATCTTGACGCCGGTTCGATGTTCAATACACCGCCCTGCTATTCAATCTATATAGCCGGGTTAGTTTTTGCCTGGATTAAGGGAAAAGGAGGACTGGCGGCAATCGAAAAGCTCAATCGTGAAAAAGCAGAAATTCTCTATAGCTATTTAGATCAGTCAAAACTTTTCAGCAGTCCGGTTAAAAAAGAAAACCGTTCTTTGATGAATGTCCCTTTTGTTACCGGGAATAAGGAGCTAGATGCGAAATTCATCGAGGAGGCTTCAGCTAAAGGTTTTAAGACTTTGAAAGGACACCGTACTGTCGGCGGCATGCGAGCTAGTATTTACAATGCCATGCCGGTTGAAGGGGTTAAAAAACTTGTTGAACTTATGGAAGAATTCGAAAAAACAAACCGATAA